The nucleotide sequence gAGGAATTCTGCCAGTGAGCAGAATAAAGCCTCTATTTCCTTTCAGCATAATCACTGACACTGAACTCAGGGAGAGACGACCttcactgtgcgtgtgtgtgtgtgtgtgtgtgtgtgcatgtgcgtgtgggtgagtgtgtgtgtgtatgtatgtgtgtgtgtgtgtgtgcatgtgtatgtgtgtgtgtgtgtgtgtatgtgtgtgtgtgtgcgtgcgtgcgtgtgtgggtgagtgtgtgtatgtgtgtgtgtgtgtgtgtgtacgtgtgtgtgcatgtgtatgtgtgtgtgtgtgtgcgtatgtgtgtgtgtgtgcttgtgtgagtgtgcgcatatgtgtttgtgtacacaaGTGAAATTGTGTATGCatctgcgtgcatgtgcatgcctgGGGTTACGACCCGGTGTACATTAGCGTGAGAGCATGAGAGAGCGTgactgtgtgtacgtgcgcatAAGCAAGCGTgactgtgtgtacgtgcatagGCATGCGTGGGCGTGCAAGACTCAAGGAGACTCATCCACCAATCAGATCCCACATTTTAATGCTATCTTTTTATAAATACCCCTCCATTACTGTTCAGTGTGGGAAGCCGCTcctgtgggcatgtgtgtggagGCGGGAcccgtgggggaggggtgggggcgtaCCTGGAGTCGTTGAAGTTGTACCACTCTCCCAGGGTGGGGTTGCGGCAGTAGGCCGTGTAGTGACCGCCCAGCGTGGTGCCTGAGTGATTGGACACTGCGTACAGGTTATATACTGCAtccgctggagagagagagagagagagagagagagagagagagagagagatatttaaTGCACTACCCATTATACAGTTATTCTCCATTTGTTTACCTTTCAATATTACGTCCTGGGTAGGGGGTTGTTAGTGTATTTAAATTacttgtcatgcaaataaagtatatttgaattaaaaatagaaagagaagggggagtGAAAAAGAGGAATAGAATGAGAGTAggaaggggggagtggggaagggggagataaggagaaagggagagagagagagagggaggaagtgtaaaagagggatggagtgagaaggaggggagagggggagagggagagaacgagaaagagagagagggaggaaatgagaaagagggatggagtgagagtgggagtggggaggggacaaggggagagggagaaagagagagaaagggggagagagggagaaacagaggatGGTTGTACGGTTGTTAATGTCGTTACTATGACTGCACCTAAACTCCCACAGGTGAGTCACGGCAAAGGCGGCGTAAATCGCGGCAAAAGGGTACGGCTGAGCCGccgtgcggggagggggggggcaaagtGCTCACCGCTGCTCTCTGACGCCAGCTCCCTCAGGTCCAGGTCCCGCAGGGGGAAGTTGACGAACGTGGTGAGCTTGCTGGTTCTCACCCGAGCTTCGGAGAAGCGTTTCAGATCTGAGGCGAGGCCCGCAGTcaagaagcacacttttaaaagCAATACGCACATCACTGCAGCCCGCACTTCCACACGCACAATAATAATCACAGCAGTAACGAcagatcataataataattatctgTAACTTTTGTGGTTTTCTTGTGGAAGGATACGAAGCACCAAGATCTTGGGGAATTTCTGGATGGTGAACTTCTTCATACATTTCCTCCTGGATTTACACCTGTAGCATGTCTGTAAGAGACAAGAAGGAGACACACACAATATTTAACTGAGCAGAAGCAAGGCTACAATACAAAGTACAGTGTCTATGACTTGCATTGTAGCCTGggccaaaaaaaagcattgagCAACATGAAGAATCATCGAATGCAACAAGCGGATACtggctgcacagtaaaatgtccagtgctaattcaacacAAACAGCGTTcatgagtccaacagggaccgcatgtacactgtaagagctgatttaacactgaacattttactgtgtgggcgAAGCAGCTaaaggggaaaggggagggacAAACAGAGGAGACAGACAAGCGCTCACCGGCTTCTCGTCGCCGTCCAACACGTCCTCTTTTGTGAAGAGTCTCATGCAGTCCATCAGACTCACTTCCCCTGAGCCTTTctgcagagggacagacacacagggcaagggtcacacacaggacacgtcatgattgacagctcagACCCAGCCCAGCCTACATGGCCTGTTTGCTTATGTTGTTATGTACTGATGCTttacacatgtatgtgtatgtgtacgtgtgtgtgagtgtgagcgtgtgtgtgtgcgtgtgtgtgagtgcgtgtatagATGAGGAATACACACCTTGGCGATGGGGAGTGACAGGTCCCAGAATGGATCAAAGACAGTAGAGCAGTAGCCGCAGTCACTGCAGGTCAGAGAGCTCTTCAGCTGTCCCACGAACAGAtctgcacagacaggcacacacagtcagacacacacataccaacacacgcacaaagagcacacacgcactcacacacacacacgctccgcAGAAAGAGCAGGGAACACAGCAGCCCACTCACCCACTATTTTGCTGTCCTCCCTCTGCAGGTACTTGTTCCACATCATTCTGCCTTTCTCGTTGTCTCTGTGGAGAACAGCACACAAAGAGGACTGTAAATAAAGGACAGCACCACCCACACACGCCTGTGCCACACCTGGCATCACGGCTCCACCAATCAGTGACTTTAAGTGTAAATGTAGTATTCATGATAACACAGGAGCCCATTAGGAACCCTACAGCAAGATTCTCAGCTATTCGCATAGACCACCGAATCGGCTCAGATGCCGGCTAAAACTGCCTATCTTTACTTATGTGGGGaaataatggaaaatgacaaaaaaaaggtcTAATTGTGCCTCACAGCTTTGTTGGAGCCAAAACAAAGGGCATAAAACATCGCTGCCTTTCAACTCGTTAGATTGCGGTGCTCATTTAACACGTCGTTTGAGAGTTCGGCGATTGTTCTTCCGCTCGTTCACAGCAGTGGCGTGAAGCGCTCTGGCCGCCGCACTGCCGGACGCGGCTCTCAGGCACGGCGAGGTCGTGTCGCGCGCGCGCGCTACTTACGACAAGCGGTCGCCGTCCTCCACGCGCAGTCGCGGCCGCACCCCCACGCGGTTCACGTCGTTGTGCAGGCCGTCGAGCAGGAAGCGCAGGAATTCCTGGgcgtcctgttggctgcatcAGAATGAGATTCTAATTATTaccatcattttttaaattattagtgTCATTTTTTACATAGTTCCGTTTCCCAAAAGAATAACCATCGCAGGTTCtttaaaaattctaataatAAGTAAACACGAGTTTAATGTTGATACTGCTCTAACTgttgatttacatttttatgtaaataattgctttggcaatactCGATGAGTGGTCTATAAGAACACTTCAATTTGAATTTCAGAGAAAGAATGATAAATTGTTAATACTGTCGTGCAGTGTTGAATGTGTCACTCTActgtgaaatattcagtgttaatttatATGACTCCAAGAGGAATGGTATGCTGTGAGAGGAAAATGCTTTCTAGCAGAgttgatttcacactgaaaattcTACTGTCCCAACCCTCTGTCCTGGACAGCAGTGACAGGGCGGCCCTGTGTACTTGGCGGTACTTACTTGTAGCCCACGAATCTGGGGGCGTACTTCTGAATCTGTGTCTTGAACTCAGACGGGCTGACCGCATCGCTGCTGGTCGACCTCCACAGGGTCTGGGTGAGCTTAGCAAACTCTGGAAGAGACCAGAGGACAGGGGTACGTCAAGCCACTGCAGCAACAGAGCActagacttctttttttttaaaattttaaacagtatgGTTATTGGGTTTTAACATTTGTTagacatcacatacacacacaaaaacaaaaccatacaGCTCAGCTTAGACAAAGAATGATACAGGTCTAGTACAACCAGCATTGTGCAAAACACATTCTGGAGCTACAGGCATAGCACAGTTCACGAGAATCCCTGTAACAGAATATCTGACAAATCAGGCTCTATGGAATTAATGAGCGCTAGACTTATTGAGGCCATGTCTTTTCTTTTATGGCATTTTTACTGAACTGCTGCCGTTCCTTTACCGCTTTCACACAAGGAACACGGAAGCACGCTGCATTAACTTTATCTGACACTAGTGGTTTCTCTTGTTCACCCTGCCAAGGACTATCTGCTAGTTTACTGGGCTGACTGCATTCATGCATGACAGCGCCTTTAATTGCTGTCTGAACAAGCAGTTGTTAAATACTTGAAAAGAGCTAACGATGAGATGGGTTGCAAGTCAAGAATATAACCGTGATGTATACAGTCACAACAAGATGTGATTTTGTTACTTTTGGTTTACTAGCAGGGGAAGCTATCCCTGTTTTCTAAGTAGCATGCCAATGAAGAAAAAGTGAATCACGACAGCTAACACCATGCCACATtttaatgtgcacatacacCAACGGGAACTCTAGAAAGTTCTTTATCACTTCTGTGGGACATGGACATGTGACAGTGAATGACCTCATACATGGAAAAGTTCTTCCAAAGTGCCAGGAGAGGATGCTTGTGCGAAAAGGGCTATGGTCTACTCCTTTATTGGTGGCTTACGTGCCATGTCGCACCTTCTCTAAGTGCCTCTGGCTAAATGTGTCTGCTAACTGCTTTGAAAAGAAGGAAATTTGAACTGAAACGGTTGCAGGTTTCTGCAGGATCTGCGGTCAACTGGGAGCTGCCGTGTGGGGGCGGAGAATGGGCGCGTCTGCCCGACCCACCTTCCATGAGTGCGGTGTTGGAGCGCCTGTTGTTGTTGAGGTCTTGCTGGTGCGAGTTGTGGAGGCAGTAGTCCCGCAGTTCCTGCGTGTTGCTCAGACACTGCAGGATGGAGTTCATGAAGCACTGCGGAAGAACGAACGCACACACTTTTGAGAACGGAAGACCGAGGGTCAAAGTTCAGCACAGGTGAAGGGTTAAGCTGTACATATGTGCACATTGTGCAGGAACACATCCTGTCTGGGATTTATGGACTGCCTGTGTAATGGAAGACATGTCGATCCAATATGTTTAATTTGGCACCTGCCATTCAAGATGTATGTCAGCTTGGAAGATACATAATTGTGTTTGAACAggagaacaaagaaacaaaagattTGGATTTTATCCTGACTGATTCTGGTGGCCTTGCCTTGTTGGGCATGTGAGTGTTATTTAAGATGATCGACAGCATGATTGACACTCGGTTCCGGCCGCATACTCACAGTGTTCCCCAGGTTCCGCAGTCCCACCAGGCCGTGAGCGTTCTTGGAATTCTGTTCGAAAAGCAATAAGGGAGAAAAACTCTCAACGACAAAATAAAACTGGCAGCATGACACAGTGTAGCGACAATTCTACGGTTAAAAACAGTAGAGGACTGTTATTAAAAAGCAGGGTTAATCGGCGGGAACGAGTGATAATTATGGTTGAAGGATAACGGCGACGGGCCGCTGAAGGCAGAGAGGAGGACTCCGATAGCGACGGGAGAAATCGCAGCGCGTGTTTGAGATATGGAGAGAGCCAGTCAAACGGAGTCCGACAGGAGGCTCACGCTGAGGTGAGGTTTACAGTCGCCTGGAAAAGCAACGTGTCCACAGCGCTGAACGGCGGCACGTTACGAGCACGACGGGTCGCAGGCCCACGGGAGGGGCGTAAAAAGGCGCACAAAGCGAGATTCTCGGTGTTAAACTGACTCTTATCAGAGTTTATGAGTCCAGCAGAGACCCTATGTACCCTGTCCCAGCTACAAGTCAGCATTTGGCGGCACACCAAGTTCCCACAGAAAGATCACGCCTGAGCTCATGCTGTGTTTCTTCAGGCATCCACTCTGGACAGCGCAAAAGAAACCCCAGcttgtatttcaaatacatgcattGAAATGCGTGCATTTGTACAATGGTATTTCTTTCGTAATATGGATTTCTGGCCTCTTTTTTTCTGGGATTTATAGCTCTGCACCACCAACAAAGCCACCTACCTGCCATTTTGACTGCCGTTTATAGATTATAGATTTATGTGGGAGGTATTTTGTACTGTTGTGCAGTAAAGTAAAGTCGTGCAGTGACATACTCGCTAGGCCTGACCGACCCTCATAAAAAGAGAGGCCCTTGACTGCCTATCGGTGACCCCAGGGCCGGTGACCGGCGTCATCCAGTTATTAACTTATTTGGAACAAATCCAAAATGCGGTCCATGTTCATTTCCGTCTGGTTCCGTCTTCTATTTGACATATTAACATCTTGTCATTGCCGCCGTTGTTTCTCAAAACCCTGATTTTTAATCGTGATGTCTGTGTCATACACACCATTGCATTTACAGATTTCTCAGGGGACTGATTGCTTTGTCATACTCCCTACATTGTGAGGGCCCTTTATTAGACCAAATTAATGTTCTGGAACATACCATTGAAGCTGACTGCATTTTATTCTAAAACAGGCAGTGTAAAAATGTCtgacagagattttttttagaCTACTTCTGTGGACGGGGCTTGGAAAAACTGTGACGTTTGATTATTATATAAATTCCCGCCACCTGTCCAAAACAAAAGATTCATTAACCGTGGATTACGGCCCATCTGAAATCCTGAGCTCTTCAAATTCCCCCGGTGAAATAATGAGAGAAAGGCGGTTACACAAACACCTGGATGTAATTATCCAGAGCCCAGTCCTGCTGCCCCATATCTCTGGGATGACCACGGTCAGGGCAGCAGTCTATGGTCTGTGCAGATGTTTAAAGGAATTGACTTTTTAATTGGTGTGTAGGTACTGGATCTGCTTTCTCACCCTGAAATACTCGATGACGTGTGTCAAGCGTGTCATCTTGAATGCAGGTGTGACTGTCAAGCCGGAAAAAGAACTCAGACGacagcacactgcagtgcaGCCGCAGTTCTGCGACAGGCGCTTGTGCAGATCTCTTCGTGGATGCGTTCCGGACCAGAGGTTGTGGCACGCTGATTCCTAATAAAGCGGCTTCCCGAAATAGAAGCGCATTACACCCGGCCCTCTTGCCATTGCGCGACCCCGCTGACGTCAGCCTTGCCAAAAACGGCGTCTGCGCCACCGCCCCGGCACCTTTCTCGGTTTCTGACAGAAATTTCTCTCACGTACCCgtgatctctccctctctcaccctccctctgtctgacacaccctctctctcacaccccctctctctgctccccagTCTCAActtcactttctccctctctcaccctccctcattttcacactccctctctatctctcctccccatctcagcctcgctctccttctctcctatCCTccctctagctctctctctcccagtttcaaccttctccccctctctcccccctctctctctctctctctctcccagcttcaaccttctccccctctctcccccctctctctctctctctctctcccagcttcaaccttctccccctctctcccccctctctctctctctctctctcccagtttcaaccttctccccctctctcccccctctctctctctctctctctctcccagcttcaaccttctccccctctctcccccctctctctcgctctctctctctccc is from Anguilla anguilla isolate fAngAng1 chromosome 9, fAngAng1.pri, whole genome shotgun sequence and encodes:
- the LOC118236059 gene encoding ubiquitin carboxyl-terminal hydrolase 2-like, which translates into the protein MPSMRHSYTVTVPEDPPAAAFPFLKPDLRRKTSAVSGSVLVSTFVGLLINQAKNSKNAHGLVGLRNLGNTCFMNSILQCLSNTQELRDYCLHNSHQQDLNNNRRSNTALMEEFAKLTQTLWRSTSSDAVSPSEFKTQIQKYAPRFVGYNQQDAQEFLRFLLDGLHNDVNRVGVRPRLRVEDGDRLSDNEKGRMMWNKYLQREDSKIVDLFVGQLKSSLTCSDCGYCSTVFDPFWDLSLPIAKKGSGEVSLMDCMRLFTKEDVLDGDEKPTCYRCKSRRKCMKKFTIQKFPKILVLHLKRFSEARVRTSKLTTFVNFPLRDLDLRELASESSADAVYNLYAVSNHSGTTLGGHYTAYCRNPTLGEWYNFNDSRVTPMSSSQVRSSDAYVLFYELVTSSRV